Proteins found in one Sphingomonas sp. SORGH_AS_0879 genomic segment:
- a CDS encoding SDR family oxidoreductase codes for MKTSGNTILMTGGGSGIGEALAHRFHDRGDTVIIAGRRQDALDRAAAGRERIHTAVLDVEDAEAVDAFARKIVRDFPALNVLFNNAGIMKFEDLTRRRDLSDAEATLAINILGPIRLTNALIDHLIGVPDAAIVNVTSGLAYVPLVAAPTYSATKAAIHSYTVSLRTQLAGKVEIIELAPPGVQTDLTPGQANRPGYMPLDAFADAVAAQFARSPTPSEILVDEVQFLRQAEREGRFDKTLKTLTERAAQQREAGNE; via the coding sequence ATGAAGACCAGCGGCAACACCATCCTGATGACCGGCGGCGGCAGCGGCATAGGCGAGGCGCTGGCCCATCGCTTCCACGATCGGGGCGATACCGTAATCATCGCCGGGCGGCGTCAGGACGCGCTGGACCGCGCCGCCGCCGGGCGTGAGCGTATCCATACCGCCGTCCTGGACGTCGAGGATGCCGAAGCGGTCGATGCGTTCGCTCGGAAGATCGTCAGAGATTTCCCCGCTCTGAACGTGCTGTTCAACAATGCCGGGATCATGAAGTTCGAGGACCTGACGCGACGTCGCGACCTGTCCGATGCCGAGGCGACCCTCGCGATCAACATTCTGGGCCCCATCCGCCTGACCAATGCGCTGATCGACCATCTTATCGGCGTTCCCGATGCCGCGATCGTCAACGTCACGTCCGGGCTTGCCTATGTGCCCCTCGTTGCCGCACCGACCTATTCGGCGACCAAGGCGGCCATCCATTCCTACACCGTGTCGCTGCGGACCCAGTTGGCGGGCAAAGTCGAGATCATCGAACTGGCCCCGCCGGGCGTTCAGACCGACCTGACGCCGGGGCAGGCCAACCGGCCCGGCTATATGCCACTCGACGCCTTTGCCGACGCCGTGGCGGCGCAGTTCGCCCGGTCGCCGACGCCATCCGAGATCCTGGTCGATGAGGTCCAGTTCCTCCGCCAGGCCGAACGCGAAGGACGCTTCGACAAAACGTTGAAGACCCTTACCGAACGCGCCGCCCAGCAGCGGGAGGCCGGCAACGAGTGA
- a CDS encoding TonB-dependent siderophore receptor, with protein sequence MFTALASSRLRISALGLAMAWCATPALAEQKEGEAREETETRSDIVVLGTRSTIDRTLSSDPATERMSQSSRSLEQDVLQAAGTYRLNDALELVSGFSQQNNRGGVLDNFAIRGFLGTPDGGAEFYVDGFIANRGMVPPRDPATVERIEVLKGPAGAIFGDIDPGGRVNIVSKVPRFAPAARATITYGSFNTRRAEIDSTGPLSDSLAARIVVAAEDSDGWRDTITLRRRVVSPSLTWRPSDAVRLTYLAEFMQFDTPFDRGIPAVGNDANALPRSNYYGEPSNGLTRFRNERHQVTGLAQLGDGWTLNGGIVWRTGSLKGFSADQSRIVGTQVWRQRRSRDFVIDDLAARMELAGRIGRHQVSLGLKGYRMTYGERWMRRNPSAASPYAVDLYDPASSYGGTTAPLLPFTNNDENRWAGTVYVQDMWAVTDRLTLVGGARVDPYRQKIVNNQTGGVGRIVEQPVKFRAGARYAVDDHVSVHANWGESFLLNSGTGRTGEGFQPEEARGYEVGIAGRWAGLDVGMTWFDISKSNILTTDPVDPGFNAPVGQLNSRGIEADASLRLGNRWQVIANYSWVDARNDDKSFATPAVLGVPEHSGTVLVVHRLPFAGREWQLSGGVAYVGDRAGSLDAQPLVLPEYAKAKAAIEAPVTDSLRFRLEADNLFDARYAASSYSRLWIYPGAPRTVRASLRLEI encoded by the coding sequence ATGTTCACTGCACTGGCCAGTTCGCGTCTTCGTATCTCCGCATTGGGCTTGGCAATGGCATGGTGTGCGACCCCCGCGCTGGCGGAACAGAAGGAGGGGGAGGCGCGCGAGGAGACCGAGACGCGCAGCGATATCGTGGTGCTCGGAACACGGAGCACGATCGACCGCACCCTGTCCTCCGATCCGGCGACCGAGCGCATGTCTCAGTCGAGCCGATCGCTCGAGCAGGATGTGTTGCAGGCGGCCGGAACCTATCGGCTGAACGATGCACTGGAACTCGTCAGCGGGTTCAGCCAGCAGAATAATCGCGGCGGCGTGCTCGACAATTTCGCGATCCGGGGCTTTCTGGGCACACCGGACGGCGGTGCGGAATTCTATGTCGACGGGTTCATCGCCAATCGCGGCATGGTGCCGCCGCGCGATCCGGCGACCGTCGAGCGGATCGAAGTACTGAAAGGCCCGGCGGGGGCGATCTTCGGCGACATCGATCCGGGTGGCCGTGTCAACATCGTGTCCAAGGTACCGCGCTTCGCGCCCGCCGCGCGGGCCACGATCACCTATGGCTCGTTCAATACCCGGCGCGCGGAGATCGACTCCACCGGGCCGCTGTCCGACAGCCTGGCCGCCCGCATCGTCGTCGCGGCGGAGGATAGCGACGGGTGGCGCGACACGATCACGCTGCGCCGCCGAGTCGTGTCGCCCTCGCTCACCTGGCGGCCCAGCGACGCGGTACGGCTGACCTATCTCGCCGAGTTCATGCAGTTCGACACGCCCTTCGACCGGGGTATTCCGGCCGTCGGCAACGATGCCAACGCCCTGCCCCGTTCCAACTATTATGGCGAGCCGTCGAACGGCCTCACCCGCTTCCGCAACGAGCGGCATCAGGTGACGGGACTGGCGCAACTGGGTGACGGCTGGACGCTCAATGGCGGCATCGTCTGGCGGACCGGATCGCTCAAGGGCTTCTCGGCGGATCAGTCGCGGATCGTTGGCACACAGGTCTGGCGGCAACGGCGGTCGCGCGACTTCGTGATCGACGATCTGGCCGCCCGGATGGAACTGGCCGGGCGGATCGGGCGGCACCAGGTCAGCCTGGGCCTCAAGGGCTATCGTATGACCTATGGCGAGCGGTGGATGCGACGCAATCCCTCCGCCGCGTCGCCCTATGCGGTGGATCTCTACGATCCGGCATCGAGCTACGGCGGTACCACTGCGCCGCTGCTGCCCTTCACCAATAATGATGAGAACCGTTGGGCGGGGACGGTCTATGTCCAGGACATGTGGGCGGTGACCGACCGGCTGACCCTGGTGGGCGGTGCCCGGGTCGATCCCTATCGGCAGAAGATCGTCAACAACCAGACCGGCGGCGTGGGCCGGATCGTCGAGCAGCCGGTCAAGTTCCGCGCGGGCGCCCGCTATGCCGTGGACGACCATGTTTCGGTCCATGCCAATTGGGGCGAGTCCTTCCTGCTGAACTCAGGGACCGGACGGACCGGGGAAGGTTTCCAGCCCGAGGAAGCGCGTGGCTATGAAGTCGGCATCGCCGGACGCTGGGCCGGACTGGATGTCGGAATGACCTGGTTCGACATCTCCAAGAGCAATATCCTGACGACCGATCCCGTCGATCCGGGCTTCAACGCCCCCGTGGGCCAGTTGAACAGCCGGGGGATCGAGGCGGATGCGTCGCTGCGCCTGGGCAATCGCTGGCAGGTCATCGCGAATTATAGCTGGGTCGATGCGCGCAACGACGACAAGAGCTTCGCCACGCCCGCCGTCCTCGGCGTGCCCGAACATTCGGGTACCGTCCTCGTCGTCCACCGCCTGCCCTTTGCCGGACGGGAATGGCAGTTGAGCGGCGGTGTCGCCTATGTCGGCGACCGGGCGGGATCGCTCGACGCCCAGCCGCTGGTCCTGCCCGAATATGCCAAGGCGAAGGCGGCCATCGAAGCGCCCGTGACCGACAGCTTGCGGTTCCGTTTGGAGGCCGACAATTTGTTCGACGCGCGCTATGCGGCCAGCTCCTACAGCCGGTTGTGGATCTATCCGGGTGCCCCCCGAACCGTTCGCGCGTCGCTGAGGCTGGAGATTTGA
- a CDS encoding sugar transferase — protein sequence MSVYFLTSFSIRAYDQENLTNPRHAAAQGAKALLLSVCAVILVAFVFQASEDFPRVVIALGALIGTLLIASARYAFVRNMAQLIGGNPFTVMLLHDGRSPIPQGEFSQVIETGDRFDPNLHDPIMYDRLARLVASADRVVVACAPDTRIAWANALKGTGVQSEIFVPELSQLAPLGISSCAATPTMIVAVGPLGLFDRFLKRLFDIAVSGLALFLLAPVLGIIALLVRLDSPGPILFRQVRIGWGNEMFHILKFRSMYVEGSDGAGHRSASRDDDRITRVGRFIRMTSMDELPQIINVLKGDMSIVGPRPHALGSRAAEKLFWEVDGRYWQRHSVKPGLTGLAQVRGYRGATLIEDDLRNRLQADLEYLEHWSIWRDIRIVLQTFQVLLHRNAY from the coding sequence TTGTCAGTTTACTTCCTGACTTCCTTCTCGATCCGCGCCTATGATCAGGAAAACCTGACCAATCCGCGCCATGCTGCAGCGCAAGGTGCCAAGGCGCTGCTGCTCTCGGTCTGTGCGGTCATCCTGGTGGCCTTCGTTTTTCAGGCCAGCGAGGATTTTCCCCGCGTCGTCATAGCCCTGGGCGCGCTGATCGGGACCCTGCTGATCGCCTCCGCCCGTTATGCCTTCGTCCGAAATATGGCACAGCTTATCGGCGGCAACCCCTTTACCGTTATGCTGCTTCACGATGGCCGCTCGCCGATTCCGCAGGGAGAGTTTTCGCAGGTCATCGAGACCGGCGATCGTTTCGACCCCAATCTGCACGACCCGATCATGTATGATCGCCTCGCCCGGCTGGTCGCCAGTGCCGATCGCGTCGTGGTGGCATGTGCGCCCGATACGCGGATCGCCTGGGCGAATGCGTTGAAGGGGACGGGTGTCCAGAGCGAGATCTTCGTACCCGAACTCAGCCAGCTCGCGCCGCTCGGCATCTCTTCCTGTGCCGCGACGCCGACCATGATCGTGGCGGTCGGGCCGCTCGGTCTTTTCGATCGCTTTCTGAAGCGTCTGTTCGATATCGCGGTGTCGGGACTGGCACTGTTCCTGCTCGCGCCGGTGCTGGGGATCATTGCCCTGCTCGTTCGCCTGGACAGTCCGGGGCCGATCCTGTTCCGACAGGTTCGCATCGGATGGGGGAACGAGATGTTCCACATCCTCAAGTTCCGCAGCATGTATGTCGAGGGCAGCGATGGGGCGGGGCATCGCTCCGCCTCGCGCGATGACGACCGCATCACGCGCGTCGGGCGGTTCATCCGCATGACAAGCATGGACGAGCTTCCCCAGATCATCAACGTGCTGAAGGGCGATATGAGCATCGTCGGCCCGCGCCCCCATGCGCTGGGTTCGCGCGCGGCCGAGAAGCTGTTCTGGGAAGTCGATGGGCGCTATTGGCAGCGCCACTCGGTCAAGCCGGGCTTGACCGGTCTGGCGCAGGTGCGGGGGTATCGCGGTGCCACCCTGATCGAGGACGATCTGCGCAACCGACTGCAGGCCGATCTCGAATATCTGGAGCATTGGTCGATCTGGCGCGACATACGGATCGTGCTTCAGACGTTCCAGGTTCTGCTCCACCGCAACGCCTATTGA
- a CDS encoding glycosyltransferase family 2 protein yields MSADRAPIHITLGVLTFRRPEGIDKLLRIMRNQHCDPARPWRLSIVVVDNDASGSSREAVMAHAGRPEYDLHYVVEPQQGIPIARNRAMDSAPEGTELFCFLDDDEWPVDGWLDSMLRTREATGADCVYGPIEPVFEGPVDDWLRRSRLYDRKRYAEGQRLNFAASNNVMFDLARFRELDLRFDARMRFTGGSDYLFFNQAWRRGIRIHWSDQALVYDMFPVNRLTMKWQRQRQYRLGNTFAVATRIEGSRGEKAKQLARGVVRMGLGAAMSPAMLVSPYWGGRAMVHLLRGAGLTMGILGHSYQEYAPSKLKG; encoded by the coding sequence ATGTCCGCCGACCGCGCCCCGATCCACATCACTTTGGGCGTCCTGACCTTTCGGCGACCGGAGGGGATCGACAAGCTGCTTCGCATCATGCGGAACCAGCATTGCGACCCCGCGCGACCCTGGCGGCTCAGCATCGTGGTCGTCGATAACGACGCGTCGGGCAGCAGCCGAGAGGCGGTGATGGCCCATGCCGGTCGCCCCGAATATGACCTCCATTATGTCGTCGAGCCGCAGCAGGGCATCCCCATCGCCCGCAATCGCGCGATGGACAGCGCGCCCGAAGGGACCGAGCTCTTCTGTTTCCTGGACGACGACGAATGGCCGGTCGATGGCTGGCTCGATTCGATGCTGCGGACGCGCGAGGCGACCGGCGCCGATTGCGTCTATGGACCGATCGAGCCCGTTTTCGAGGGGCCGGTGGACGACTGGCTGCGTCGCAGCCGTCTTTACGATCGCAAACGCTATGCCGAGGGCCAGAGACTGAACTTCGCGGCGTCGAACAACGTCATGTTCGATCTGGCGCGGTTTCGCGAACTCGATCTGCGCTTCGATGCGCGGATGCGCTTCACCGGCGGCAGCGACTATCTGTTCTTCAACCAGGCCTGGCGACGGGGTATCCGAATCCACTGGTCGGATCAGGCGCTCGTCTACGACATGTTCCCGGTCAACCGGCTGACCATGAAGTGGCAGCGGCAGCGCCAGTATCGGCTGGGCAACACCTTCGCCGTCGCGACCCGGATCGAGGGGTCGCGTGGTGAGAAGGCCAAGCAACTGGCCCGTGGCGTGGTCCGCATGGGCCTGGGCGCGGCGATGTCGCCCGCGATGCTGGTTTCGCCCTATTGGGGCGGACGGGCGATGGTCCACCTGCTGCGGGGGGCCGGGCTGACCATGGGCATATTGGGCCATTCCTATCAGGAATATGCGCCGTCGAAGCTGAAGGGATAA
- a CDS encoding glycosyltransferase family A protein translates to MKLSVLINNYNYARYLRACIDSVLSQNHLGAEIIVVDDGSTDESRSVIASYGDAVTPVLKPNGGQASSFNAGFAASTGDVLMMLDADDFFLPGKLTRIADIYAQRQVGWCFDRVTNDEGGAVPDEIAITPIDKRETMRAGGFPTLPVPTSGLTFHRSILSQILPMPLADDVVLSDNYLKFAAAYLAPGVLVETPLTFQRLHENNRYTNTDRAKSLKPQIMMATGLHLARRFDGLGRMGKSLVTGGIADAHLGITDTLAEIDRVAREARGMGWTRQNLTTQVIRKRITGAARSLLGR, encoded by the coding sequence ATGAAGCTGTCGGTCCTCATCAACAATTATAATTATGCCCGGTATTTGCGCGCCTGCATCGACAGCGTGTTGTCGCAAAATCACCTCGGCGCGGAAATCATCGTGGTCGATGACGGATCGACCGACGAATCCCGTTCGGTGATCGCCAGCTATGGCGACGCGGTGACGCCGGTGCTCAAGCCCAATGGCGGACAGGCCTCCAGCTTCAATGCGGGCTTTGCGGCGTCGACCGGCGACGTGCTGATGATGCTCGACGCGGACGATTTCTTTCTTCCCGGCAAACTGACGCGCATCGCCGACATCTATGCCCAGCGGCAGGTCGGCTGGTGTTTCGACCGCGTGACGAATGACGAAGGCGGGGCGGTTCCCGACGAGATCGCGATCACGCCGATCGACAAGCGCGAGACGATGCGCGCGGGTGGCTTCCCGACCCTGCCCGTTCCGACGTCCGGCCTGACCTTCCATCGGTCGATCCTGTCGCAGATCCTGCCGATGCCGCTGGCCGACGACGTCGTGCTGAGCGACAATTACCTGAAGTTCGCGGCGGCCTATCTGGCACCAGGCGTGCTGGTCGAGACCCCGCTGACCTTCCAGCGGCTGCACGAGAATAATCGCTACACCAACACTGATCGCGCCAAGTCGCTGAAGCCGCAGATCATGATGGCGACCGGCCTGCATCTGGCGCGTCGGTTCGACGGATTGGGCCGGATGGGCAAGAGCCTGGTCACCGGCGGCATAGCCGATGCGCATCTGGGCATTACCGACACGCTGGCCGAGATCGATCGCGTCGCACGCGAGGCACGCGGCATGGGCTGGACCCGGCAGAATCTGACGACGCAGGTCATCCGCAAGCGCATCACCGGCGCGGCCCGGTCGCTGCTGGGCCGGTGA
- a CDS encoding DapH/DapD/GlmU-related protein, with product MARTSGAKPQWGLNRLKKLRNIFVEAKRFWYVRFWGMDIHPTAQFSLSAKFDRTNPKGLHIGEESYVAFDAAILTHDLTRGLYLDTWIGRRCFIGARSIILPGIRIGDECVIGSGSVVTKDVPPNSLVAGNPARVIRSNLRIVARYGRIGADEAVTADQPE from the coding sequence GTGGCACGCACCAGCGGAGCCAAGCCGCAATGGGGCCTCAACCGCCTCAAGAAGCTGCGCAACATCTTCGTGGAAGCCAAGCGCTTCTGGTATGTCCGGTTCTGGGGGATGGACATCCACCCCACCGCGCAATTCTCCCTATCGGCGAAGTTCGATCGGACGAACCCGAAAGGGCTGCATATCGGCGAGGAGAGCTACGTCGCGTTCGACGCGGCGATCCTGACGCATGATCTGACGCGCGGCCTGTACCTGGACACCTGGATCGGCCGTCGCTGCTTCATCGGCGCGCGCAGCATCATCCTGCCGGGGATTCGGATCGGAGACGAATGCGTCATCGGCTCGGGATCGGTGGTGACGAAGGACGTTCCCCCCAATTCGCTGGTCGCCGGCAATCCCGCGCGCGTCATTCGCAGCAACCTGCGCATCGTCGCCCGTTATGGCCGGATCGGTGCCGACGAGGCGGTGACGGCGGATCAGCCGGAATGA
- a CDS encoding glycosyltransferase: MSAAPSRDGKRVAIFVERFLPPSQAFVLAQARGYERYSPEFLVGQRMGDGHGAETDLPVHSIANSPLMKAGSLLLKIPRIAAPALFPPLARADLIHAHFGKNGYVLSPLARAMDKPLVTTFHGFDATYRGDPKKPGGFNQVRFFAKGRAQMAGAGGYHIAVSDFIRDRLLDLGFPAESIHRHYIGVDRGLFHPDPSPRIPGRVVSIARFVEYKGYRYMIDALARVAARGVPVDYVMIGDGPEAAVTLDYARANLPRVTHHARLSQNAIRAELGRAQLYLHGSVTLDNGHAEAFGIANLEAQAVGTPVIAFRSGGVGEAVEEGRTGLLAEERDVAAMVNAVGGLLSDDDRWCAFHRRAPEWVAERFDLHAQTRLLEDYYDRVLADYRRN, encoded by the coding sequence ATGAGCGCCGCACCGAGCCGTGACGGCAAGCGTGTCGCGATCTTCGTCGAGCGCTTTCTTCCACCCAGTCAGGCTTTCGTGCTGGCGCAGGCGCGCGGCTATGAACGCTATTCGCCCGAATTTCTGGTCGGCCAGCGCATGGGTGACGGCCATGGTGCGGAAACCGACCTGCCCGTCCATTCCATCGCGAATTCGCCGCTGATGAAGGCGGGGTCGCTTTTGTTGAAGATCCCACGGATCGCGGCGCCTGCCCTGTTTCCCCCGCTGGCCCGTGCCGATCTGATCCATGCGCATTTCGGCAAGAATGGCTATGTCCTCTCCCCGCTCGCCCGAGCGATGGACAAGCCGTTGGTGACGACCTTCCACGGTTTCGACGCGACCTATCGCGGCGATCCGAAAAAGCCGGGCGGGTTCAACCAGGTCCGCTTCTTTGCGAAGGGGCGTGCGCAGATGGCGGGCGCGGGCGGTTATCATATCGCGGTTTCGGACTTCATCCGCGACCGGTTGCTCGACCTGGGCTTCCCGGCGGAGTCCATCCATCGCCATTATATCGGCGTCGATCGCGGCCTCTTCCACCCCGATCCCAGCCCCCGCATCCCGGGCCGCGTCGTGTCGATCGCGCGCTTCGTCGAGTATAAGGGCTATCGCTACATGATCGATGCGCTGGCCCGCGTCGCGGCTCGGGGCGTTCCGGTCGATTATGTGATGATCGGCGACGGCCCCGAAGCGGCGGTGACGCTGGACTATGCCCGCGCCAACCTGCCGCGCGTGACCCATCACGCCCGCCTCAGCCAGAACGCGATCCGTGCCGAGTTGGGCCGGGCGCAACTCTATCTGCACGGCAGCGTGACGCTGGACAACGGCCATGCCGAGGCATTCGGGATCGCCAATCTGGAGGCGCAGGCGGTGGGCACCCCGGTGATCGCCTTCCGTTCGGGCGGCGTCGGCGAGGCGGTGGAGGAAGGGCGCACCGGACTGCTCGCGGAAGAGCGGGACGTTGCCGCGATGGTCAACGCCGTCGGTGGCCTGTTGTCGGACGACGACCGCTGGTGTGCTTTCCATCGGCGGGCCCCGGAATGGGTGGCGGAGCGTTTCGACCTGCATGCGCAGACCCGCCTGCTCGAAGACTATTACGACCGCGTCCTCGCGGATTATCGGAGGAACTGA
- a CDS encoding endo-1,4-beta-xylanase: protein MALTRRGLLLGGGATALTMGRPSAAADDLSLRNLTRGIRFGAAIDIEDLRDPAMRELFRRHCSSLTPRNALKWVGTEKQPGHVQFNDADKIAAFAKEIGAGLYGHTLVWYRVPRWVDAITDPAELRDAMNRHIDETVGHFRGQVYAWDVVNEVMEYDSAQWRPSVFYRLLGKDHVREAFERAHRADPKATLVINETHLEKAGANYDARRAMMLDMLRELRAANVPVHAIGLQAHFRPGFDRLDAPALSAFLRETKRLGLGTYITEMDGSCKFAHRLRDPDPDVYGRTFADLVRTVSASGTLRGVTTWGLREKFSKAEAAQGHGCRARALLYDENMVPLPALDALAGALRQAGPGR, encoded by the coding sequence ATGGCCTTGACCCGGCGTGGATTGCTCCTGGGTGGCGGCGCGACGGCGCTGACGATGGGGAGGCCGAGCGCGGCGGCCGACGACCTCAGCCTGCGCAATCTCACGCGCGGGATCCGGTTCGGCGCGGCGATCGATATCGAGGATTTGCGCGACCCCGCCATGCGCGAATTGTTTCGCCGCCATTGCTCGTCGCTGACCCCGCGCAATGCCTTGAAATGGGTGGGCACCGAAAAGCAGCCGGGCCATGTCCAGTTCAACGATGCGGACAAGATCGCCGCCTTCGCCAAGGAGATCGGTGCGGGCCTCTATGGCCATACGTTGGTCTGGTACCGCGTGCCCCGTTGGGTCGACGCGATCACCGATCCCGCCGAGCTTCGCGACGCGATGAACCGTCATATTGACGAGACGGTCGGCCATTTTCGCGGTCAGGTCTATGCCTGGGACGTGGTCAACGAAGTGATGGAATATGACTCCGCCCAGTGGCGACCGTCGGTCTTCTATCGCCTGCTCGGCAAGGACCATGTGCGCGAGGCGTTCGAGCGCGCGCACCGGGCCGATCCGAAGGCGACGCTCGTCATCAACGAAACCCATCTCGAAAAGGCGGGCGCCAATTACGATGCGCGGCGGGCGATGATGCTCGACATGTTGCGGGAATTGCGCGCCGCCAATGTCCCGGTCCATGCCATCGGCCTTCAGGCCCATTTCCGTCCCGGTTTCGACCGCCTCGACGCTCCCGCGCTGAGCGCCTTCCTGCGTGAGACCAAGCGGCTGGGTCTGGGCACCTACATCACGGAGATGGACGGGTCGTGCAAGTTCGCGCATCGTCTGCGCGATCCCGATCCCGACGTCTATGGCCGGACCTTCGCCGACCTCGTCCGTACCGTATCGGCCTCGGGCACGTTGCGCGGGGTGACGACCTGGGGTCTTCGCGAGAAGTTCAGCAAGGCCGAGGCGGCGCAGGGCCATGGCTGTCGCGCCCGCGCGCTGCTCTATGACGAGAATATGGTGCCCCTGCCCGCGCTCGATGCGCTGGCGGGCGCTTTGCGTCAGGCGGGGCCCGGCCGATGA
- a CDS encoding glycosyltransferase: protein MIFVTVGTQLPFDRLIEAIDAIAPTLDEPIFAQTGKSTYVPRNIEWSPRIRPLDVDAYFGRARVVVAHAGIGTILTCQRVGRPAILFPRLAAHGEHRNDHQMATVSQLEGRPGLYVARTAEELHTLLASDLAPPPGGDVVPPGRQRLMQHLDSIIRSAGAR, encoded by the coding sequence GTGATCTTCGTCACCGTCGGCACGCAACTGCCCTTCGACCGGCTGATCGAGGCGATCGACGCCATCGCCCCGACCCTGGACGAACCGATCTTCGCCCAGACCGGCAAGTCGACCTATGTCCCCCGCAATATCGAATGGAGTCCGCGCATCCGCCCGCTGGATGTCGACGCCTATTTCGGGCGCGCGCGGGTCGTGGTCGCCCATGCCGGTATCGGCACGATCCTGACCTGTCAGCGGGTCGGTCGCCCCGCCATTCTCTTCCCGCGCCTCGCCGCGCATGGCGAACATCGCAACGATCACCAGATGGCGACCGTGTCGCAGCTGGAGGGGCGGCCCGGCCTCTATGTCGCGCGGACCGCAGAGGAGCTTCACACGCTTCTTGCCAGCGATCTCGCGCCGCCCCCGGGTGGCGACGTGGTCCCGCCCGGGCGCCAGCGATTGATGCAGCATCTCGATTCGATCATCCGCAGCGCCGGGGCGCGGTAA
- a CDS encoding glucuronosyltransferase, producing the protein MMLLRSMLDTHATRFATTEPDLLEKAGITDGIVLPDCNRNEPLQSLKCLIRSFGTVFSLRPAVIISTGAAPGFFCLLAGRLIGARTVWIDSVANVEQLSKSGTLARFVATEWLTQWSHLAKPNGPHHAGAVL; encoded by the coding sequence ATGATGCTGCTCCGCAGCATGCTCGACACCCATGCCACCCGCTTCGCGACGACCGAGCCGGACCTGCTCGAAAAAGCGGGCATCACCGACGGGATCGTCCTGCCCGACTGCAACCGCAACGAACCCCTTCAAAGCCTCAAGTGCCTCATCCGGTCGTTCGGCACCGTATTCTCGCTACGTCCCGCCGTCATCATCTCCACCGGCGCGGCCCCTGGTTTCTTCTGTCTTCTCGCCGGACGTCTGATCGGCGCGCGAACCGTGTGGATCGACAGCGTCGCCAATGTCGAGCAACTGTCCAAAAGTGGGACATTGGCGCGATTCGTCGCGACCGAATGGCTGACCCAATGGTCCCATCTCGCCAAGCCGAACGGGCCGCATCACGCGGGGGCCGTATTGTGA